A window of the Erpetoichthys calabaricus chromosome 10, fErpCal1.3, whole genome shotgun sequence genome harbors these coding sequences:
- the LOC114658681 gene encoding flavin-containing monooxygenase 5-like, with product MKRRIAVIGAGASGLAAIKCCLDEGLEPMCFEQSDGLGGLWRFKEEPEDGRSSIYRSVIINSSKEMMCYSDFPIPDDFANFMHNSKILEYFHLYARHFDLLRYIRFKTTVRRVKMRPDFSRSGQWEVVTATSGGLEESAIFDGVMVCTGHHTYPHLPLQDFRGIETFQGEYFHSREYKGPEKFLGKRVIIIGVGNSGGDLAVELSRIADQVFLSTRRGCWVLNRILDDGLPYDMLLITRFASLLKKILPFNFLNWMEEQKLNKRFDHKLYGLQAKHRVSSQHPTVNDELPNRIISGTVVVKPNIKELRGSSVTFEDGSVEDKIDVVIFATGYNVSFPFLDSSVITVRHNQVSLYKHVFPPALEHPTLAFIGLVQAHGPLMVVAEMQARWVTRVFAGFGKLPQTKVMLKDIQRKKDELAKCFVSSQRHTFEEDFIYYMDELATQIGTRPSIPWLFLRDPRLALVVFLGPCTPYQYRLMGPGKWAGARNAIFTQWERVFKPLQTRMLQEKPRRSAGALLFKVTTAIVLCAMVTYYVHWQRPALLQKLVDTVGIHWQ from the exons ATGAAGCGGCGGATTGCAGTGATCGGGGCGGGGGCTTCGGGCCTGGCTGCCATCAAGTGCTGTTTGGATGAGGGGCTGGAGCCCATGTGCTTCGAGCAAAGTGACGGCCTGGGTGGTCTCTGGAGGTTTAAG GAGGAGCCCGAGGATGGGCGGTCCAGCATCTACCGCTCGGTGATCATCAACAGCTCCAAGGAGATGATGTGCTACAGCGACTTCCCCATTCCTGACGACTTCGCCAACTTCATGCACAACTCTAAGATCCTCGAATATTTCCACTTGTACGCCCGTCACTTTGATCTGCTGCGCTACATTCGCTTCAAG ACGACGGTGCGCAGAGTTAAAATGCGGCCCGACTTTTCCCGCTCTGGCCAGTGGGAGGTGGTGACAGCCACTAGTGGTGGACTGGAGGAATCTGCCATTTTTGATGGGGTGATGGTTTGTACCGGGCACCACACATACCCTCACCTGCCACTTCAGGACTTCCGAG GAATTGAGACGTTTCAGGGGGAGTACTTTCACAGCCGAGAATACAAGGGTCCTGAGAAGTTCCTGGGCAAGAGGGTCATCATCATTGGCGTAGGGAATTCGGGAGGGGACCTCGCAGTGGAGCTGAGCCGAATCGCTGACCAG GTCTTTCTGAGCACACGCAGAGGCTGCTGGGTACTCAACCGCATCCTGGATGACGGGCTGCCCTACGACATGCTGCTCATCACACGCTTTGCGAGCCTCTTGAAGAAGATCCTTCCTTTCAACTTTCTCAACTGGATGGAGGAGCAGAAGCTGAACAAGCGCTTTGACCACAAATTGTACGGCCTGCAGGCGAAGCACAG AGTCTCCAGCCAGCACCCCACTGTCAATGACGAACTGCCAAATCGCATCATCTCTGGGACCGTGGTGGTCAAGCCCAACATCAAGGAGCTGAGGGGCTCCAGCGTGACCTTTGAGGACGGGAGCGTGGAGGACAAAATCGATGTGGTCATCTTCGCCACCGGCTACAACGTGTCCTTCCCCTTCCTCGATTCTTCCGTTATCACTGTTCGCCATAACCAGGTGTCGCTGTACAAGCATGTCTTCCCTCCGGCCCTGGAGCACCCCACGCTGGCCTTCATTGGACTCGTCCAAGCACATGGCCCTCTGATGGTGGTCGCAGAGATGCAAGCCCGCTGGGTCACTCGCGTCTTCGCAG GGTTCGGGAAGCTTCCTCAGACGAAGGTGATGCTGAAGGACATCCAGAGGAAGAAGGATGAACTGGCCAAGTG TTTTGTGTCCTCCCAACGTCACACCTTTGAGGAGGACTTCATCTATTACATGGATGAGCTGGCCACGCAGATTGGCACGCGACCCAGCATTCCTTGGCTGTTTCTTCGGGACCCAAGGCTGGCACTGGTTGTTTTCCTGGGGCCCTGTACACCATACCAGTATCGGCTAATGGGGCCAGGGAAGTGGGCAGGTGCCCGAAATGCCATCTTTACCCAGTGGGAGCGGGTCTTCAAGCCGTTGCAGACACGCATGCTTCAGGAGAAGCCCCGCCGCTCTGCTGGTGCCCTGCTGTTCAAGGTGACCACAGCGATTGTGCTCTGTGCGATGGTCACCTACTATGTCCACTGGCAGCGTCCGGCACTGCTGCAGAAGCTGGTGGACACAGTGGGCATCCACTGGCAGTGA